Proteins from a single region of Nerophis ophidion isolate RoL-2023_Sa linkage group LG10, RoL_Noph_v1.0, whole genome shotgun sequence:
- the LOC133560943 gene encoding zinc finger protein 420-like → MDTNVFATLSKASPLPLASLRLLVPPLQLLSASMWQILKKRDVMSYWEVAEFVSLVVDMVPELLLDKHRIQLNLGLRARYLLQLCRSDQSLQPDFIWSLLNTMKLPHPPVGDVNAFPEEEAQTHFLELIQLLLKDPEERQHFFLEVFPAQYGAEYDKDLQTLFWEFLCRLTELLPVPDLQQTVCWLGASVLENCVKSLSEAKDLKVLLLHHKQLRHLEQHVPHTSMGDNVLSSLSAFTACSRTTAEDQPDHLDLGDASNIPAPLMDEVTIEVIAEVEVEEHDVITGENGLEGAGSGVTAEDTGAGLDESDEERTDGPGNIFHAQSSSGPHDCPDCEKKFKFASSLTAHRVIHTGERPHRCCDCGRCFSFRQSLDRHRSTHKSGRRFDCVVCGETFLSSSARAEHKRTHMADGAHACKVCGRTFNWELALARHLKTHATDVSANSATENSERSGGDADVPPADVGDAADVPGDVSLVKIRTSGRKRRPTMKIQVINLQKRMSRGRKQEVTREYPPAMKLLPFNCSEHSYGSPSVSSKDAEESLDAGGTSATFSCPEDELQRHMESVHSADEEGRFNCRDCAKAFKFLSLLKAHQRIHTGEQPFLCVQCGRRFSFKQSLERHKQTHAPGRTYDCPVCGEFFKSPVAQRSHMSIHMENGEFVCTECGRKFTWKSALVRHLKTHGEDDNKEEASLKCPRCELSFSCASYLNRHLQTHREERGHVCNCGKSFAYRAALTAHQRIHQKERPHVCSQCGKSFLFKGGLLNHMKIHSEEMPFMCSYCGKCFKRERNMKKHERCHTRENVFSCSQCDKSFVYKATLTRHELTHSGERPYLCSDCGKGFFSHAELLKHERFHTGHKPFRCPHCDKSFTQSCYLTIHLRYHTGARPYSCGECDKSFLSANRLKRHKQTHTGEKPFACVQCGKGFRQSYHLKMHQRTHIKIT, encoded by the exons ATGGACACCAATGTCTTCGCCACACTTTCCAAAG CGAGCCCGTTACCTCTGGCCTCGCTCCGCCTGCTGGTGCCACCTCTGCAGCTCCTGTCGGCCTCCATGTGGCAAATATTGAAGAAACGCGACGTCATGAGCTACTGGGAAGTGGCCGAATTTGTCTCCTTGGTGGTGGACATGGTCCCGGAGCTGCTGCTGGACAAGCACCGGATACAACTCAACCTGGGTTTAAGAGCCAGG TATCTACTCCAGTTATGCAGAAGCGACCAATCCTTGCAACCTGACTTTATTTGGTCTCTCCTGAACACGATGAAACTGCCACACCCTCCTGTGGGAGAT GTGAATGCATTTCCCGAAGAGGAAGCCCAGACCCACTTTCTGGAGTTAATCCAGCTTCTGCTAAAAGACCCTGAAGAGAGACAACACTTCTTCTTG GAGGTATTCCCTGCTCAATATGGAGCTGAGTATGACAAGGACTTGCAGACGCTGTTTTGGGAGTTCCTCTGTCGGCTAACGGAGCTGTTGCCGGTTCCTGACCTCCAGCAG ACAGTTTGCTGGCTTGGAGCGTCAGTATTGGAAAACTGTGTCAAGTCACTTTCTGAAGCCAAGGACCTGAAGGTTTTGCTCCTGCACCATAAACAGTTGAGACATTTAGAGCAACATG TTCCACACACAAGCATGGGGGACAATGTCTTGTCCTCGCTCTCTGCCTTTACCGCCTGCAGTCGGACCACAGCTGAGGACCAGCCTGATCATTTGGACCTAGGTGATGCCTCTAACATACCCGCGCCACTCATGGACGAGGTCACTATTGAAGTCATTGCCGAGGTTGAAGTAGAAGAGCATGACGTAATCACGGGTGAAAATGGCCTCGAAGGAGCCGGAAGTGGCGTGACCGCAGAAGACACAGGCGCAGGTCTGGATGAGAGTGATGAGGAGAGAACTGATGGTCCAGGGAATATATTTCATGCACAGAGCTCTTCAGGGCCTCACGACTGCCCTGATTGTGAGAAGAAATTCAAGTTTGCGTCGTCCCTAACAGCCCACAGGGTCATCCACACCGGAGAGCGCCCCCACCGGTGCTGCGACTGCGGCCGCTGCTTCTCTTTCCGGCAGTCCCTCGACCGCCACAGAAGCACGCACAAAAGCGGACGCAGGTTTGACTGCGTTGTCTGCGGAGAGACTTTCCTGTCCTCGTCAGCTCGCGCCGAACACAAGCGGACCCACATGGCGGACGGCGCGCACGCGTGCAAAGTGTGCGGCAGGACATTCAACTGGGAGCTGGCGCTGGCGAGGCACCTGAAAACTCACGCCACGGACGTCAGTGCCAACAGCGCCACAGAGAACAGCGAACGCAGCGGCGGGGACGCGGACGTGCCGCCCGCCGACGTCGGCGATGCAGCAGACGTTCCGGGAGACGTCTCCCTGGTCAAAATCCGCACGAGTGGTCGCAAACGACGGCCCACCATGAAGATCCAAGTGATCAACTTGCAGAAACGCATGAGCAGGGGGAGGAAACAGGAAGTCACCAGGGAGTATCCTCCAGCCATGAAGCTTCTGCCCTTCAATTG TTCCGAGCACTCGTACGGATCACCGTCGGTCTCTTCGAAGGATGCTGAAGAAA GTTTGGACGCAGGTGGCACTTCTGCCACTTTCTCCTGTCCCGAAGATGAGCTGCAACGCCACATGGAGAGCGTTCACTCTGCGGACGAAGAGGGCCGCTTTAACTGCAGAGACTGTGCAAAGGCCTTCAAGTTCCTCTCCTTGCTAAAAGCCCACCAGCGCATCCACACAGGTGAGCAGCCCTTCCTGTGTGTTCAGTGCGGGCGGCGCTTCTCCTTCAAGCAGTCGTTGGAGAGACACAAGCAGACGCACGCGCCCGGGCGCACCTACGATTGTCCGGTCTGCGGGGAGTTCTTCAAGTCCCCGGTGGCGCAGCGCTCGCACATGAGTATTCACATGGAGAACGGGGAGTTTGTGTGCACCGAGTGCGGCCGCAAGTTCACCTGGAAGTCGGCGCTGGTGAGGCACCTGAAGACTCACGGCGAGGACGACAACAAGGAGGAGGCCTCGCTGAAGTGCCCTCGCTGCGAGCTGAGCTTTAGCTGCGCCAGCTACCTCAACCGACACCTTCAGACCCACCGGGAGGAGAGGGGGCACGTCTGCAACTGCGGCAAGAGCTTCGCCTACCGGGCGGCACTCACGGCCCACCAGCGCATCCACCAGAAAGAGAGACCTCACGTGTGCTCGCAGTGCGGCAAGAGCTTCCTCTTTAAGGGCGGCCTGCTGAACCACATGAAGATCCACTCGGAGGAGATGCCATTCATGTGCTCGTACTGCGGCAAATGCTTCAAGAGGGAGCGCAACATGAAGAAGCACGAGCGCTGCCACACCCGAGAGAACGTCTTCAGCTGCTCTCAATGCGACAAGAGCTTTGTGTACAAGGCCACGCTCACCAGACACGAGCTGACGCACTCGGGCGAGAGGCCGTACCTCTGCTCCGATTGCGGCAAGGGCTTCTTCTCCCACGCCGAGCTGCTCAAGCACGAGCGTTTCCACACGGGCCACAAGCCCTTCCGCTGCCCGCACTGCGACAAAAGCTTCACGCAGTCCTGCTACCTGACCATCCACCTGCGCTACCACACAGGCGCCAGGCCCTACTCCTGCGGCGAGTGCGACAAGAGCTTTCTCAGCGCCAACCGCCTGAAGAGACACAAGCAGACGCACACAGGGGAGAAGCCTTTCGCCTGTGTGCAGTGTGGGAAAGGCTTCAGGCAGTCCTACCACCTCAAGATGCATCAGCGCACGCACATCAAGA